Proteins found in one Zea mays cultivar B73 chromosome 1, Zm-B73-REFERENCE-NAM-5.0, whole genome shotgun sequence genomic segment:
- the LOC100285005 gene encoding NADH-ubiquinone oxidoreductase 13 kDa-B subunit, producing MFLRRILTGGGGLAALRAARAVKETTGIVGLEVVPNAREVLVGLYERTLKEIKAVPEDEGYRKAVESFTGHRLQICQEEEDWKRIEDRIGCGQVEELIEEAEDELKLIAKMIEWDPWGVPDDYECEVIEDDTPIPKHVPQHRPVALPEEFFKALDAVKSDPALQGDAPPQVKA from the exons ATGTTCCTGCGGAGGATCCTGACCGGCGGGGGCGGCCTGGCGGCCCTGAGGGCGGCGCGCGCCGTGAAGGAGACGACGGGGATCGTGGGCCTTGAGGTGGTGCCTAACGCGCGAGAGGTTCTGGTAGGGCTCTACGAGCGCACGCTCAAAGAGATCAAGGCCGTCCCCGAAGACGAGGGTTACCGCAAGGCCGTTGAATCCTTCACCGGTCACCGCCTCCAGATCTGCCAGGAGGAGGAGGACTGGAAGCGCATCGAGGACCGAATCGGATGCGGGCAGGTCGAGGAGCTCATCGAGGAGGCCGAGGACGAGCTCAAGCTCATCGCTAAAATGATTG AATGGGATCCATGGGGTGTTCCCGATGACTACGAATGTGAGGTGATTGAAGACGACACCCCAATTCCTAAGCATGTTCCTCAGCACCGGCCTGTTGCTCTTCCTGAGGAGTTCTTCAAGGCACTAGATGCTGTCAAATCTGATCCTGCTCTTCAAGGCGATGCTCCTCCTCAAGTGAAGGCGTAA